The genomic region ATAAAAGAACACCTGGAAAATTGCGGGTCATGCCGGAACTATTTCAACTCAGTTGAAACTACAGTAAATTTCTACAAGAAGTATAACGTAAAGCTTTCTGATGACGCCCATGAAAGGTTGCTCTCGTTCCTTGGGCTTAAGGAATAGGCTGCTCAAACAAAACAGTATTATTATGAATAAATATGGAGATGAATATGCCGGTATTTGAATATCGCTGCAGG from Ignavibacteria bacterium harbors:
- a CDS encoding zf-HC2 domain-containing protein, coding for MENNKVTCKEVMNHICDNLGEELNSPRCLEIKEHLENCGSCRNYFNSVETTVNFYKKYNVKLSDDAHERLLSFLGLKE